ATGTACGGTAAGAAGTCTGAAGGTGATACTAGGAAGCATCCTGTAAGGATTTTCCTTATTGGAGGAATGAAGGCAGGCCAGGCAAGTGTCTCTTGGGCATCTTTCCAGAGCATGGCCCTATGCCCAGTTACGTACTATGCTGTGGCTCCTGATGGGGAAGCCTGCCTTGAGCCTACGTTGCAGCAAGGACGTGAAGAGCTCTGTGCTTTTCTAGAAAGTTTGGAGGATGGTGGAACACCCGTCAGGGACCTCATGGAgtgtccagaagagagcatgtCCCAGTGTGGTCCGTAACCGTGATGGTCTTCACAGGTGTTTCTTCAATGGCTGCCATATTTGTGTCTATCCCACGGGCCTTTAGGGGCTATCTGTGTCCACCTCTCTCAGTAAGGAGGTTCAGCAAAAGAGCAGATGAGAATCGTTCCCTGGCTGGTAAAGTGGCTGTGGTCACTGGTTCTACGAGAGGGTGAGTGACTGGAAGTATTGGCTGGCTTGTTACCAGGAGGCGTTGCCATGGTCTCCAAGGACACACACACCTTGTGCATCCCAGCTTCCCCCACAACTATTACACAGGCCTGGTGTTTAACTCTGTATCTCAACAGCTTTCCTTAAAGTATCTGGTTTCTGAATCCCACGAAGAGTGCGGAGTCCAAATGTAGTCTCTTACCACTGTCGGTAGGACAGTCCCTCGATAATCAAGATTTTACCACCACAACAGCACATCTGCCTCCCTGTCTTTCATACCAACACGGCCACTGTCTTGCAAATCCTCTGCTAAGAGAAAAGAGCCTGACACCTATCGTGCCTCAGACGCAGAGGACATTGTCATCATACTTTCTATGGCAACAGGACTGTCTTACCACCAGCTTAGAATGGTCTATGATCCCTCACCCTGGTACACGCAGCCCCCCCCTTCCAGTTGTCCCCTGGCTCCCATATTGCTGTGCAGTTCGTAATAAGTTCTTGCCATCCCCTGATGGAGGGCGATCATCGACCTCTTGATCTTTTATGGTCTCAACATCACTAACATATTTAAAACTGCTTAGAATCACCAGGGAAAATGAAGGAACTAGACTTTCCAGGCCCCTGTGATGGCTTACATCTTTTTGTGTGCCCCCAATTCTCAGTATTCAtaacacataaaacacatttaaaattccCAGCTATCTAGGTTATTCTGACAAGATGCTGGGCACAcgcctctttcctcttccttgatCATAGCTGTGTAACCAATACCAGTCAAGAGTCTTCAGACCTCCTCAGTGGTAGGAGACCTAGAGGGTAGCGCACTCTCCAGGAGAGAAGTTTAAAATTTTCAGCCCAGAGGGCAGGCAATAGGTCTAGAGAGAGTCTTATCCATGCCAGCCTGGGGCTGGGAGAGAGTGGCCACGCTGAGTAGTTAGGATCGTAGGCTCCATTGTCAACAAGGCTATGACTCTTCTGATGGAACATGACTTTTCAAAGTTCCTTTTAGTAAAACCATAAAGACAtcttcatttatataatatacttatcACACATATATCTGTGAGAATGGAATGAGCAGACTGTGAATGACTGGCATGTGGCATGTGCTCACCGATCGCTCTGGCCTGCTACTGAAGACTTGGAAGCCACTTCTGGGTGACATGAGGGAAACATAGTCATCAGGGTCTGTCTGGGAACAAGACAGAGAGGGCTGAAACCATCATCACCATCTCCTCTTCTGCCGACAGGATTGGCTTTGCCATCGCCAGGCGTCTGGCCCAGGATGGGGCGCATGTGGTCGTCAGCAGCCGGAAGCAGGAGAATGTGGATGAAGCAGTGACCATATTGAAGGAGGAGGGGCTGAGTGTGACTGGCACCATGTGCCACGTGGGGAAGGCTGAGGACCGCCAGAACCTTGTGACCACAGTAAGGAGCTATAGGCTGGGGCAGATGAAAGGACACAGGTCTAATCCTGGCTCGAGGGAATCGGGGTCTCTATGTCTGTAAATAAAGCCAATCCCACATTCTCAGGATAGTGAGATGTGACTGAAAGACTTCCCGACAGGTAGGAACAGCTGTGCTGCTCATACTAAGCAAAGAGACAACTGAGGATCTTGCCTAAAACCTCCCAGGGCTGGAGCTGTCAAATCCCCAAGTGATCTGTCTCCACGATAAAGTCTGAGCAGTGTAGCCCTGGCCCAACATAGATTGTATTGCTAATCCATTAGACTAGCTTCTGAAATAGGAGCTCCATCCAGGGTAAGCTCCTGCTGTAACCACCCCAGAAGAAATGAGTTGTGAGGTGGGATCTGAAGGAACATGGAACAGGTAGGGCCTATAGTAAACAAAGGAGGCGCCTTCCAGATCAAAGGAGACAGCAGAGAAGGAATTAACTAGAAACGGAAGAGCTGAGAGCAAAGGTCTGGAAGAAAGGGACCCAGAGACCAATGAGACACCTTACAGGGCAGAAACTATATGCATCCCAGGAGACAAGAGACACCATTTTATTCAGTCTCTGTCAGGATTTGGTTCCGGCCTGGCCCAGCCCCAGGATGGCCAGTTATCACTGCTATAGTTGGCTGTGGTCacaatacctgacagaaacaagtTAAATAAAGGGTTATCTTGGATTGTGGTTTCTGTCCATCATAGCGATGGCTGGGGAGGCATGGGTGTGGAAGTATGTGGCCAAGTCTGTTCCCATCACAGTACACCAGCATGCAGGAAGTGTGGCAGGTACTGTGGGCCGGTGTAACCTTCAAAGGACTGGCATCAATTTTGATGACTGACCCTGTGCCAGCTAAGCTCCACTTCCTAAAGATCCATAGCTTCCCCAAACAGTGCAATAGCCGGAGAACAAACATTCAAAACATGAACCTGTGGGGATATTTCTGATTCAAAACATAGTGGtggttttctttggttctttacCCCATTCCTTCACCTCCATTCCCGATCATTTGCTCTGCAGGCCCTGAAGCATTCTGGGGGCATTGACTTCCTTGTGTGTGTGGCCGGAGTCAATCCTCTGGTGGGAAGCACCCTGGGAGCCAGTGAACAGATCTGGGACAAGGTGAGCAGAGTACCTCACACAGTGTAAATGGTGCAGACATCCACTCGTGACTCTAAGAATGAATGTGCCACACCATGCCTGAGTTTCCAATAGCTGTGTCAGCATTGGCTTGGGGGGATGAAGATGGGGGCTTACCTGATTCAGACCCAGGCTCTACCAGGTTCCAGTAGAACATGTTGAATCTCCTTGTGCTGATCTCCGCTCCTAAGTCCTGAGATGGCAGGAAATGATTTCTGGGTCTGTCTATGGCAGAGATGCTCTGGCTCAGGTTTATAAAATGTTACAACCTGGATCAATTGGCCTCTCTGTGAATCCTTTAGTTTGGCTGTTCCAAGGAGCATCTCTGGGAGCTCAGAGGGTCACCTCATCTGTGCAGAGATACGGTGGACGGATGGGATTCTCCCCCAGTTCTGTCATCCCAGATGGAAGTCACTGAGTACTCAGGGAGCTCCTATTGCCTCTGCAGATCCCATCCCTGTTATCCCGAAGAGCCCACCTGTGACTAGTCATGTCTGAGCCCCATCCTGTTCCTAGCGGCAAGGAATGGGCCCGTGATGTTAATGCACCAATCCCTTCCTGTGGGCTACCCCTCCATTTCCTCTTGGTAGACTTTGTCCTATGTTTCCCTCTGTGGTTCTCATGTTCCCTGGCTCTTCTTGATCTGCCTTCCAGTCCCTCCACCTCACCCTCCAACCACATACAGGCTTTCCCagttctttccttatttttatagATGACCAGGGTTTGAGTTCCAACACTGCAAAAAGGCTTAACCCAACCTAACCCAACCAAAATATTATCCCAGATAATTAGTATATGAAT
The sequence above is drawn from the Mus pahari chromosome 8, PAHARI_EIJ_v1.1, whole genome shotgun sequence genome and encodes:
- the LOC110325860 gene encoding dehydrogenase/reductase SDR family member 2, mitochondrial-like gives rise to the protein MAAIFVSIPRAFRGYLCPPLSVRRFSKRADENRSLAGKVAVVTGSTRGIGFAIARRLAQDGAHVVVSSRKQENVDEAVTILKEEGLSVTGTMCHVGKAEDRQNLVTTALKHSGGIDFLVCVAGVNPLVGSTLGASEQIWDKILDVNVKSPALLLSKVLPYMENRGGGSVVLVSSGVAYVPVPKLGVYNTSKTALLGLSKSLAVELAPKGIRVNCLVPGIIKTDFSLREKTMPNMLPDMNKIFGVQRLGEPEECAGLVSFLCSSDASYITGENIMVAGFSSKL